The DNA segment GCATCATAGTAGCAATGCAGCCCTGGCTCCTAAAAACAAAAAAGATGGCACTTATGCTTGTTTGTGCCTGCTAACGCTTACCTTTGCAGCCCAAATTTTATTAATTAACAAAAAAAATCAGGGTAATGAACAATTACGAATTGATGGTGATTTTTACCCCTGTGCTTTCTGAAGATGAATTTAAAGCGTCTCAGAAAAAATACACTGATTTCATTACTGAAAACGGTGGAAGCATTACGCACAGCAATCCCTGGGGTCTGAAATCACTGGCTTATCCTGTACAGAAAAAGACAACCGGAATTTACTGGGTCTTAGAGTACAGTGCGCCATCCAGCTTCAATGAGAAGTTTAAAGTACAAATGCTGCGTGACGAGCAGGTAATGCGTCACATGATCACTGTGCTCGATAAATACGCCGTCGAGTATAATGCTAAAAAGAGAAGTGGTGTACCTACAGGAACTGAAAAAGTTGCGCAATAATTATGGCAAAGGCAAACGAAATAAAATACCTTACCGCGATTAAGCAGGAAAAACCTAAGAAGAAATTCTGTCGTTTTAAGAAGTATGGTATTAAATACATCGATTATAAAGATGTGGAGTTCCTGAAAAAATTTATTAACGAGCAGGGTAAAATTTTACCACGCCGTTTAACCGGTAACTCACTCAAATATCAGCGTAAAGTATCTGATGCTATTAAAAAAGCACGCCAGATGGCGTTACTGCCTTACGTAACAGATCTGTTGAAATAGGCAAAATCATTAGTAACCACTCCCTAATCCCGGTGCATGCCGGGAGACAGTCTTAATCAAATTCCCCGATTGGGCCCTGGGAACTAAAAACAAAAAACCATGCAGGTAATATTAATACAGGATGTAGATAGCTTAGGCCAGGCAAGCGAGCTGGTAAGAGTAAAAAACGGCTATGCCCGTAACTACCTGATACCGCAGAAATTTGCTGTAGAAGCTAACCCTTCTAACCTTAAGCAAATGGAAGAGCGCCTGAAAGTAAAAGCGAAAAAAGAAGCTGCAATGATGGCCCAGATTAAACAGGTTATCAATGCACTGCAGGATGGCGCAATTAAAATCGGTGCCAAATCAGGCACCAGCGGTAAAATTTTTGGTAGC comes from the Panacibacter microcysteis genome and includes:
- the rpsF gene encoding 30S ribosomal protein S6 — translated: MNNYELMVIFTPVLSEDEFKASQKKYTDFITENGGSITHSNPWGLKSLAYPVQKKTTGIYWVLEYSAPSSFNEKFKVQMLRDEQVMRHMITVLDKYAVEYNAKKRSGVPTGTEKVAQ
- the rpsR gene encoding 30S ribosomal protein S18 — encoded protein: MAKANEIKYLTAIKQEKPKKKFCRFKKYGIKYIDYKDVEFLKKFINEQGKILPRRLTGNSLKYQRKVSDAIKKARQMALLPYVTDLLK
- the rplI gene encoding 50S ribosomal protein L9; amino-acid sequence: MQVILIQDVDSLGQASELVRVKNGYARNYLIPQKFAVEANPSNLKQMEERLKVKAKKEAAMMAQIKQVINALQDGAIKIGAKSGTSGKIFGSVTPLQIARAVKDQKGYEIDRKRISIVDEVKELGTYKASIDFGGGNVAEMEFEVVGE